The Myripristis murdjan chromosome 11, fMyrMur1.1, whole genome shotgun sequence genomic sequence gtcacttgcccttccccttgtgtgtttcccactggtctgattgtctgcccCGCCCTGAtggtttccacctgttcccattaccttgtgtgtgtatatatagtccagCCCTGCGTActactatcatactatttagtagggaaaaaaaagatttagtgtgtcccaatacatagtatgtcagatgcagtatgccaagagtaccaggatgttctactatatccggtcagatttcgcagtatggatttcagcatgctgctctggccattctgacccacaatcctttgtgcagcggacatTACGTctcactgactgagttgcgtgtacaagccacgcccacatacggacgacaacaaaacacacatatctcacaaaactcgctcagtgacagcagaagcgacaggaagacagaagatcagaaatatgacagaggacagtgcagtatgaaacagcagtgccattttgacaacaacattcaaatgtggagctacggacggcggcggaagtgagcgagagggtcggacttcagggatgatgtatgtagtgtgtcccaatagtatgcatatgcatgcatatttcatactaaactacatactttgtaagggcagctgcagtacacactaaaagtaaaaagtataagtatgtgatttggaacgcagggtgagtttccctttgtcctgtgccagttcgtcctgtgttgggttagggttaggggcatgaaaaaattgctgtctggcacgactgtatctccctctctctttctaacgctcctttgaaacttgccaTACAGCATTGAGCgctcagcatgttcatgtgttttaaataatgctattaaaagcaataattctCTAActaaatttctttgctcactgttttatttccactacagtccatcaaagtagctttacaagaactagaaactcaaaataagctctaaaactacaggaaataccttgaataatccaactacatcaaactattcttcaaaaaactttattatatttattgtaacaaaaaacaaagcaagatatggcatcaaatagtgacatacagtatatgtttgagctgtacactgtcccttttagattaaataagaaaatgaaataaaacaatgccacaaaataatgcaatttaaaatgaaaaaaaataaataaaaatagatatctatctagagacaaattcaaaatatcagtaaaatctgaactatttctgacattaatatcctgacagactgtttgaaagaataaaaagctcagtatttgctcctcctgtggtctgtcctctctctccctcactgtcctgcactcacttcagcttggaaacaatcattagctattagcttaaacagagagctgaaagaggcaggttttggaccaaacaggggaaaaatatcgcttttcatattacagccttgtgcttggtgaacaagtggtgtgataaatgactcactggcatTCACttaggaggctaacagttagcatttagagcatccagccagtatccagcactcagtaacaatgagaggaagatagtaCCACTACTGTCTTACGTAATAACTTGGGTGTGAATgaaataatatgtttttttttttctaaatgggtgaactatccctttaataatTGTTACGTTCTTGGTACCTTTGGTCCAGCTGGCTCTTCTGCAGCTGGAGCAGCCTGAACAGCCTGCACAGCTGGAACTGCTGGAACTGCTGGGGGGCGAGTCTGTGGATAGACTGGCTGCTGGCTGGGAGCCTGTAGGAAACACAAAGGGGGAAAACACTTGACGCCATGGCCCTTGGGGTATCTTGGTATGACCAGCTGCCCAGTGTGACCCAGTCTCCTACTACTGACCACTGAGCTGCTCCACTAATTCTGTTGGGGTTTAGTGTTTTGCACAAGGGAACTTCAACAAGACACTGTGCAAGACACTGCACCCTCAACATAAACAGTGGAGTTGCTCAGTGGCCAACAGCATTAGCCTGACTCCAgtggcctgtaccataaagctggattaacatacctggggtttctcttagttatctggcttcacttaaccaggcATCCACAATCctgattttcggtaccataaagccggttatcaactcgctaattcaacccaggcttttccaatctagatctgtgtgcgctcacataaaaaggcgGCATTTGCTGCATAtgaccaatcgcagacaaggaaaaatccacctgagccgtaatgcgtaaattagtgggattataatctgacttccccaccatgacggcacaagtagatctgactacggtaacatttgtgtgttcaataaatgaatgtgtctcccactcatatgtgtattttattagacttttatttaaccctctgaattaagttcccctcatttattttcaaaaatacaagatcaatttttggttggacagtgctgagtcatgagtaaaaacaaacaaacaaaacaaaacaaaacaaaaaaacaagaagaattccttcttcctcttctcttcaaacttgaaaaaatgtgagagaaaaacagacagaattaaaataagaagtctaagtaaaatgtattaattttataaaagaagaagaagaaagggaaaaaaatactctaACTTGGAAAAAAGATTGTGCACCTCGATCCACTGGGTTCAcatcaaatgggcaggccattttccaagagaactGATTGGTCAGCAGGTGGGGCTTTTATACCTGCTGGGcacttatcctgaacttaacctgctccggagcagttTAGGTGTTGAgtgtatgttaccacggcaacataccccaataaaaaataaaccaccttcatggtacagaaaacccagggttaaccctgaagttacCTCGCTAAgctgaaatccagctttatggtacaggcctcaggccTGGTTGGCCTTCCAAAAACTGAGGCCGGATCAAGACACATCTCCTTAAGATTCTTTGGATCCTCTCAATACAATTACAGACACTGCAAAGATTACAAGAAGAAGAActtgcaaccatttttcaatattttgacGCTTAATACAATATATGCCGTATGATGCTGTAAATCATTCCCCCTCTTCCAGTGatgtatttactttttcttgTTTACTTTACAAATTATTGAAGGTATATGAAGCTAACAATAATCTGGATTTTAGGTGTGTAGAGAGTAATAAAGCTGACAGTTATTGCTCTttgagaaaagagggaaaggggCACGACTCACTCAAAATAAAAGATTGGTGTTGGTGGTTGCATTTCTTTCTGGTTTATTGAGGTTACTGTCAGTGGAGAATCTGCCCATTTTACAATggtttctccctgtatgattgttgaatGTTGGTTCAAAAAGAAGTCTCTGAAAGTGACTCACACCAACATTTAGACACTATACAGAAGCTAAAAAATGTTCTACGATTAAATTTAACACAAGTATTTAAGGATTGATTTTTCCTTTGAACGACCAAAGCTCACCTGAGTTCCTCCAGCAGCCTGGACACTCAGTCCAAACAACATAGCAGTGATACAGATCAACAGCTCCAGCACTAGGAAGATCACCAGTGTTCCCAAGATCCCGTCAATCAGTAGCTAGCCAGAACAATCCGCAAGCAGATAAGGGaagaaaacacatgaataatTTGTGATTTTCCTATGCTACGAAATTGATGTCACCTGGATGTAATACAGTCCTATGAGAATGGCTATGGCACTCTAACAGGCTTCACTATTTGCCAATACCCCTGGGCACTGGTCTGGCAACGTGACACTTTTGATGCACCTACTAACCAGTCATGTGATAGATTTAATCATCTTTACTATGAATATAACAACAATGGAAGTGCAGCTCATGTCCTGTAACAAAGATGCAGTCACCCTCTGAAGAAAATGACTGTACAGAAGTGCAGGTGGAATACAAAGATGTTGCAACTTTTCTCTACTAGGCTGAGAAAGCAATGCCTCTGATGGAATGTACTCTTAGCCCAGATGGAGGAGAAATCCATGGCCTCTCATATGCCAGCAAAATGGCCTCACAAAGCCAGTATGCTAACTGCTGGGCTGAAAAAGCCACACTATATTCTCTTGACCCATAACACACAAAAAGTCAGTAGTGTTCCAACCTGCCATGTGTCTCACATAACAAGCTAGTGCATGTACAAGGAACAAGTACACCCTCCGAGTTTAACTGTCCTGATTCAGTGGAGGTGAGAAGGCATGCAGCCTAATTCATGAAGTGTTAAAGATAAGGTTATAACCTTTGGCTGAAAAGTTGAGTTTGGTCGAGGTTCAGCTACTCCCATCGTCATTTCAAATGGTCAAGCACAAGTGGAGGAAGGGCAAAGATCTCCTGCTCGCTTGGCACAGGTCACAGCCAGCAgtcacagaaaatggaaaagttgccctggtggctcaaagtagagcgcgtaccacatACCTTTAAGACTCTTTGCTGGATGTCCTTggtaaaccccccccccccaaataaTTTTGCCACAGTGGTCAGTGGTAATGACTGCCACAACACTCCCAGCATGGAAAGACAGTTGTAAGACTCATAAAACTCTTGTAGGAATGTGAACACCAGGTCCAAAGAGCATGAACTGGGAGAAGCCCCATTGGACTTAACTTAAACATTATCCAGGAACTTCCATATACTCAGGTTGTTGAAGGAGTGCGAGATGACCAAATTGTGTCAATCACCAATGAGGAGAGGACCATATCACCTAGGAGATCCCTCTCATCAGCAAAGTTATCAGCTGGAGACCCTGAATGGGGGAAACACCATTGCCTGGATCAGAGCCGATTGCTGGTCCAGTGCTGGAATCAACCACAGGGGTACAATCACCAGCTGGACCCAGTCTGCTTACTCCTTGGCCCTGAGGCTGTTTGTAGCCACCACAGACTTTGAAAGCTGCTGGGCCCTTACCCAATGCAGCAGCAGAAGGAGCAGGTGGTTTTGCAAATGCATCCACCCCCAAAGAGGCTTTTGACAGTGGGTGTCAGGGAGAACTGAAGAGTCACAGGGTATTCTTGCAGAATGCAAACAGGTCTGTTGCTGGCTGGACAAACCACTATCAAAGTTCCTTCCCCAGGTACAGACATAGTTGCTACTTGTTTCAACATggacctcttcttcttcttcttcttcttcttcttcttcttcttcttcttcttctttgggtTTTTATTGGTGGATTGCAATCTTAACTTGAAGGTGAATACCGCCACCTACTGAACCGGAGTATGTAGAATGTAAACTAGTTTATATTACTTCATGTCAATTAATTATaactataaaaacaacaacaacaacaacaacaacaacaacaactatatTCTATAAAATAAACCTGTGTTATATAAATAACCTATTTCCCCTGTACCTCCTGCACCTTATCTCCCTGTGTTCCCAATATCCCTAACATAGTCCATTCCCTTCCTGCCTCTCTAACCCAACATGGACCTCAACGTAACATGtaaccacacacaaaaaccagAGATCGTGGGTGGCAAAGCTGcaacagacagggagagagacctGTGTCTCCTGGGGGACGAGCCTCACTGATCAAATGATCCAGTGATTGTATAGCACAATTGGAGACATCACAATTGGAGTAGTGAGAAATAATTTCAGggctctttctctgtctttctcttcctgtGTCTGCTCCTGACTGGCAGGGAGAGAGTTGGGCTCATCAAAGAAAGCAACCTGGTGTTCCTGGTCCACTAGGGGGGATTCTGACACACTATAGGCAGGAGAGTACCTTCTGCTGATGGCTGGAACCCTGACACAGGAAGTAAGCGTAACTGTAATCCTCAGCAGCAAGAGGACACATGTAGGACTGACATGTAGCATCAGCCACAGCAGATGGTGAGCAACTCCACTGTTCTTGATAGAAGATCTGTTCTAAAGTACAATGTTGCTCAGGATCGCTGGGTGTAAAAGGGAGAGGAGCTGCACTTACACTGTCTATACCACGTGATTAGTTGGCCGGTACATCAAAAGTCAGGGAGACATGATAGGGCCTTGTGGGAATAGCCATAGCGAAGCATTTCAGAAGGCAGATACTTTGTGATACAGATGTAACATGTAGGTTTTTACTGTGACACTGCTGATATCACTTATATTAATGTGAAGTGGTGTGAagagcagcaaaataaatacaagaaatctgaaatgttttataCTTTGCTTACTTCTGCATAGCTTCATGGTTCAAAAATTTCTAATCTTGGTATCTTTAAAAGGTCAGTTAAGGATATGCTATCAGttagacattttctttttctacaaACAGTATAGAAAGCTGCTCAACATAATATTGAAAGAGCAACTTATCAAAAGATTTGTTGGCAACAGTGGTTAGTCACTTACTTTACACTTTTGCTCGATCAGCCCAGTGCATTTCCTGAAACAATGTTGCTGCAGTggacagtaaaaacaaagaaacatggtACAGTAGAGTCTGTAGTGCAGAATATGAATTGGTTTGATTGCGCTTTAAGAAAACTGCATTAACACAACAATAATTCTCAGTGTTCTCAGTGTTGTGCCCTCTTATTATATAATGCCTACCTTGTTTGGTTAGGAAATTTACAATTCCTTTTTACAATCACAAAAATTGTGTGTTCCCTAACTGCAGACCAAATGGAGTTAAAAGTAGGCCACTGATTTTGATGTTACCACATTTTGACATAGCTCCCCTCATGCATAATTTAGTCGTTTCACTGGAAATAGACCATGTTGGCGAACTGTGGTCAAAGATAAAAAAGAGTGtcacaaatatatatatctatatatctatatctatatctatctatatctatctatctatatctatatctatatatatctatctatatctatctatctatatctatatatatatctatatctatctatatatatatagatatatagatatagatatagatagatagatatagatatatatatagatatagatagatagatagatagatagatatagatatagatagatagatagatctaattttacatttacatttttatataaattatatatatgtatgtaatttacattttaaatgtctcATCAATGATACATGAAAACTGTTTCTAGAGTTTGCAAAGTGTATTTTTATACAAGTTGCAGTCACTAgaaattttgacagaaaaccaGTTTATATATTCACgtttttttgctgcatgtcttttCCATATGTGTCATCACATATGGAATCACAAGCAGTTGAAATATGGAAGGGAGCTATGTTGAAATGGAGAGGCAATCAAAACCACATAGTGGCCAGCAAAGCTTCTGGTTTTATGGTAAAATATGCATAATATGCATTTCATCTTCACATTCAGCAATACATTTGTTTAtgattgtatatattttttcatttttattttgtgtaattGTTGTAATACTGTTTCTCAATGATatcaaatcaaacaataaaaatataagagggagaggaaagaggctGATTTTGCCCAAGATGACTGCAATCCTGCAAACATTGTTTCATTCTTGCACTAGGCAAGTTGCACTCTgcacaaattaaatgaataattcaTCATCACTACGAAATACTGAACAAAGTTGTATACACTGATGAGACTTAATTTCATCAAATCAATTTTTTATGTCTCATATGAGACCATGAGCGAAAAAATCATGCATACCTGAAGGGCACTAATATTAGAATTGTGTATCTTTGACCACAGTAACTTGATGGATTGAGAGGGACTATTCTTTACATGTTAGTGTACTGGTTGATAAATCTATCATGCTCTCAAATTCTGTTCAAAATTGGCTGCCTCTTCACAACACAATTACTTGCACAGTAATTCATAGAATCACCAGTGATCTTGTCTTTTGTCCTTCACATTATTAGGGTTGGAGTGTTATGTTGTGCCCACTGGAGATGTGTACCTCTCCTTCCAAGAACAGTATCACATGCATCTAAATTCAGAATTAATGCTTCAGCACACATTTTCAGCATCCAACAATTCAAGATAATATGTTTCAAACCACTTGGGATGCCATGTGATACAAGGTGTCATACAATGTGCAAAAAGCTCCATTTCATGTCTACTCTAGTTTTCCACTGACTGCAAGAGGTAGTGTTATCTTAAGGTATAAGAGCAACCCTTTtatatgtgagagagaaattACATGAATACAGTAGTCTTCATCTTTCAGTGACCATGATGGCATTCTTTTTCAAATCTTACTTGTAGATATTAAATCATCCAATTCAGAATAATCCCTTTAAACAggctattatttattattaaggtTTTGATCATATGTTTATCTATGCAATAGCTTCAACAATTAATTGACTGGGCAGACACCATGTATCTATGGCATCTCTGGGTCATGAGGAAAGTGTAGTCCCTAGATATTTCATTGCTGCTCAGCAAATTTTGTATATTGCCACACTATCGGGTTCACCAGCTATATCGTAACAGCCAAAAGGGGTCAGCATTTGTGATTTGTGTTGGTCCATTGTATATTTGCTTGAGCTCATAGGCCGCAGAGGTCATGATGCCATCTATCTTGATTTGTTAGCATTTTCAAGACATCCAGATGAATGAAATTTTTCTCAAAGACaatggaatttttattttcatttatttatttatttattgataatcTTGCTAGCAAACACCTAATTTGGTAGATGGTTAGACATGCTAGCGGTTAAGTGTTTTGCCACATAGCTGTGCAAAAGAGCCATGTTAATTTTGAAACTGCTGACACCACATTTTGtgttaaactgttttttaaacACAACTTTGAAAATGGAGACCATATCCAATGTGGAGAAAAGTCTTGACTTTGGCGAGTAACTTAACTACATAAAAGCCAGTCACTAAAGCAGAGACAGCGAGAATTTGGTGAGTGGCACGTTACattatgaccttaatcgggttcggtgcgtgtttacatgacacgtatgcaaccggaatattgtgaatattccggttaaaacaggaatatggtgtgcatgtaaacgtactcattgtcCCTGGCGGGTGTTAttggagctaggctaacaatGGGTTAGCCACACAAAATAAGAGCAGAGAAGAGCTGGAACACGGCTAAGTCAATTCATAGCAGCAAAGAAGAGTAGTTGCTACCCTGTGTAATTGATAAATTGCTTGTTAATATCAAACTCTTTAATTAAACTTCATCAGTCTCatggtgcctgtgtgtgttttgcagacaATACCACAGCATGCAGTTCCAATCTACGGCAATGTTCACAGTGGTAGGAGTCCTGGCGGTAAGGGAGGTGTTTGGACATCAGGCCTAGGGCAGCGGTGGAGAAGGCAGCGCTGATTAGATGCAGCACCAGGACACATTTCACCTACAGATGAAAATAGTAGTGATTATATACAATATAAACTGAAGGTGTGAAGAAGTACAGTTGGCTTTCCTTGGTTTGATTACACTGAAAACCTGCATATATGCCTCTTTCAATCAACAGTTCCGGTTCTTGAACTGCTTCCATTTAggattcttggaaccaaggtGCTAACCAGCgtttgcaccagtttggagtggaaccatTGTGACCGAAGTGTCGCCGAGTCTCTGGTCACTGACTCCAGCATTGAAGGCTGAGTccagtctgctggtttgctggtCGATGACCCATCACGCCGTCAAGGAGTTCATAACACTACCCCATATTACCCTGTCCAGAGCCACTTTTCAATAGGTCCTTTTTGGAGTTTCTCTTCCCCTTCAATTTTTTATCTTGTTGATAATTTGGTCCTGGGTTCTAATGAAACCAGCCTTTGCAAACTCTTCAGCAATTTTAAGATAGAATTTACATTTTCTAGTACTCCCTCAGATCTTTTCCTAAAATTGATGAGATGTCCAATTTGAAAGCAATAGTTATGTTTCTTTGGCAGACCACTGAACACTCTTTGATTTCTCAAGTTTTTTCAGGTCATGAACCAGtttatttttggtcaaaatgcTCAGAATGTTTCAAAATTAGGTTGGTGAACCTGAACGGTACCAGTTTCTTGTTGGTTGAAAAGGCCTAAATATAGTTCACAATGGACCATGACTGAAAACCACTGTGCTAAGGAGTTATGCAGTGTATATGCTTAAGTGATTTTCTCCAAGAATAGATTCTGTGAGGGTATTTTCCCTCACAAATGTGATCCATAGGTACTGCTTCAAGTAGTCAGGGTCAGGCTCGGTAGCTGTAGGTCACATTTAGGTCCCTGTGGGCTGCTCTCCGCCTTTGTACTGACGCTGTAAACAGTTGCACTGATAAGACGTACTGTCTCTATGGTACTAAGGCCATAAGTATGGGGCATGCCAGATGTAGGGAGACAAGGCCAGGCAGACTGACgtcaaatacacaaacacatagacacTGATTCCTAGCATACTTAGGTATGGATATCTCCTTTAAATAATGCTTGCCGGTGAGCAACCCTCAGAATATGTGTCGTACTACACAATGTTCACACTTGTAGTGCTCAATCAATAAACATCCTGTATGTATCATGAGATCTACTTGACTCTTAGAAATGACCAGAACCTCATTCTTTTCCATCACACATACAACCACTGTTGAATCAATTGGTTGTTGCAATGTGTTATAGCACATCTGAACTCATTTTCACATCTTCCACATAGATGTGAAAACAACACCTTGTTTGCTACTCTTACTGTTACTGTTGCTAAACTGAAAACTCTCAACAGTAAGCAGCCCTTGTGGATAATGTCCATCAGTGGGTTGCCATATATGATGTAAAAGTCTTTTATTCACATAAATCTTTACCCCTTAATTCCCAGATTCTATGTTCTGACATAGTTCTATGTTCTATCTTCTGACATGTTTGATTCTTTCATTACTTTTGAGACATGAAGTAGATATGAAAATAGTTAAACTTCAAGTATTTATTAATTACAGACTTGTTAATCACTTATTTCCACACTTTGTTGGCACAAAGGGTGCCAAAAATGACAGGAGGTGGTCCACTATCTGCCTTttacatggggaaaaaaagatcaaatacCCTCTAGGGTGCCCCTTCATGcaacaaataaattataataataagtTTTAATAAATTACTTCCTCCTCTAATGGAGAAGTGCACCTCCAGTGGATAAAATGTGCTGCAGCAATGTAAAGGGTGTAGCTACGTGTGTGAGAATGTGGCAAGTTTCTTAATGGATGAtcctccagtggagaaaatgtgatgtgatgctaTAGGACAGGTGCCCTTACAATGGGTACATCCAATGTTAATAGTGGACGAAGACTATTTCATCATAGATGATGCATCATGGCTTTTTGGTGcccattttatatttttgcccCTGCCCTTCAAACTGCCTGAGCCTGccactgagaaagagagagactcacCCAAAACAGAGATGGACTCCTCCCACTGTGGACCAAAACCGCACCAGATAAAGTCACCTAGTAGTGGGCAACACAACAAATTTAAGCACATCCTTTATGGAAATGCATAACCTTGAGTACATTTTTGTTCAGTGAAAGTTGAGTGCCAATAGCCAGTATATTGAGTTTGAGCTGAAACAGCCTACAATGAATCAGAAGCTTTCTATCTGCTGGCTTCTAACTGACCTGTATAACCACAATCAGGAAGAGAGCCACATCTCCGGTAAAGTGGACTTCATGGATCTGTAGCACTGAAGCACTCAGACAAAGAATTAATGCCCCAATAATGATCTGGATTGCCTGGGAAGAGTAAGAGGTGAGAGGCACATTTAGTTCTGATCCAGCCTTCAGGAACTGCCAGCTTcctaccagaaaaaaaaaaatcaatagaacAGTACTTCAAGTCAGAAAATTGGATTTCATTTGCATCTTGAAAACTTGTTACCTTAGCCTTAGCACATAACCTCACATCCGGTACATTATAATATCATGGCAGACAATGCTGTAAAGATGTAATAATTTTCTAATCTTCAATATATACTCATGTTTGCATGAGAATTTACATTTATCAAACACCTAATTTGGTAGATGGTTAGATGTCAATTTTAAACATTACCTGCACAAGCTGTCACTAGAATACACAGAGGTTGTAATTACATCACAAGAGCTGTGAATTTCTAGCTCCCAGCTTTGAATGAACTACAACTTATGAGGGGTGATTGATAACTTTGTGGTGTAAGACAGAAGGACATGAGCTATACTGTTTTCTTTGAATTTGCTGAATTGGCATCCTCTGACAGCCACCTCTTCACAAAGATGGTGGTCGGCATTTTGCCTCATATGATGACACTATTGATGCTGGGGACCACTTCCTTGATCCCAAGATTCTACACCAAAGGGATCCATATGCTCTATGACTTCTGAACTGTGCATTAATGTACACTGAACCGAATTGCCCCtaggggataaataaagttgtctgattctgattctgattctgaagggGTTGAGattgaaaaatatatttgattttCTAAAACTGACTCCTTCTAACTTAGGCCACAAACTTCACCATAAACATCACCCCTGtatttacatactgtatgtgtgtgtttggggttatTGATGGATACACCATCTGGTCTGTGGTTTGACTGTAGAAGCTGTGAATCATTTTGCTCACCCCCAGGGTTTTGGGCTCCATCCTCTGGTAGGATTCCAGCTGGCCTGGGGAAAGACTCCCCACAACGGTCCTTGGGCCCATGCTGTCAATACCCATCCTGCTGCTGACAGCAAAATGAGAGGTGTAACAGTATTTAGGGAAAAAGAGGCAGGCATGGAAAAAAGGGGAATCGCCAAAGATCAGCTGAATAATGTTTTCGATAGTTAACAAGTTTGACAGAGATGAAGATAAATGTGTTCAACAATCAAATTATTggcaaaatggacaaaaatggctaaaaaataATGTATTCAATGAGTCATATCTTAGattaaaaaactgtaaaatattacTTATTGTGTAACTTTTTGTGTATAAAACACGAGTTGTATACACAATAATGTTTGAAACGCATTCATATTTTACTTAGTAGTAATTTTTTCTGTAATACTTAGATTTCTAAATTATTGGCACTCCTGTGATAAATATTTGGTGAGTTTTCCCCAGAGAGTCTAACTCTTACTGTAATGTCTGATGTGGTTGGAGTTGACCGCTCCATCATGTACAAAACTGCAAGATTCTGCATTCTTTGATTTGTGCAAGTGGATTGCTCTCCTTAGTTAAGATGTTTTCAATAGAATTCAAGTCTGGAGACTGAGATGGCATTGCAAAACACTTCTATTCTATGCTCCTGTAACCATTACAGTGTTCATTTGGATGTATGTCTGCAGTCTTCATTCAGACTTCATTCACTTGATGTgtagaaatgttttttgtttgtgcacagaAGACATGCCCACGCAAAACTAAAACTTGTCAGCTGGAAAATGAATAGGGCTGAACATCTGGAATGAATTCCAGCAGTCAGGGTGTCAAGGTCCCGATTTCCTCATTCTTGTttggctctctccctctcttttcctccctctctttctcagccATCCAATCTCcattttgtgtctctctctgcagttccCATACTTCCAGCCCTTCCTGCTTCAGTCCAGTGGTCTGTTTCCACCTCTCCTCAGTCTCCTGCTGTTCTCAAGGTCATTAAAAGAAGGCTGAGAAACAGTGTCTGACCCAATGGAAGCTATGGGGTACGACACATGCGCAATGTAACTGGAGTTACTGGAATGTTACAGCAGATGGTGCTCTTTGGGTGCACTCCATGGACAGTGGCCTTGGTATTCTATGATTGTGTAATATCTATTTACCCTTTCTTTAAATACAGACCAGATCTTACTATACATCTTGTACCCCAATGATATGATGCAATATGACCCTGTTCCTGATTCATTTTTAGCCTTTTTGTTGTCTCCACCTTCCTGCA encodes the following:
- the LOC115367487 gene encoding uncharacterized protein LOC115367487 isoform X2, producing the protein MGIDSMGPRTVVGSLSPGQLESYQRMEPKTLGAIQIIIGALILCLSASVLQIHEVHFTGDVALFLIVVIQVTLSGAVLVHSGRSPSLFWVKCVLVLHLISAAFSTAALGLMSKHLPYRQDSYHCEHCRRLELHAVQHCFRKCTGLIEQKCKLLIDGILGTLVIFLVLELLICITAMLFGLSVQAAGGTQAPSQQPVYPQTRPPAVPAVPAVQAVQAAPAAEEPAGPKVAVVVTEPELEHVEEISTPPTEPQVEPIEVAAAEP
- the LOC115367487 gene encoding uncharacterized protein LOC115367487 isoform X1 — its product is MGIDSMGPRTVVGSLSPGQLESYQRMEPKTLGAIQIIIGALILCLSASVLQIHEVHFTGDVALFLIVVIQVTLSGAVLVHSGRSPSLFWVKCVLVLHLISAAFSTAALGLMSKHLPYRQDSYHCEHCRRLELHAVQHCFRKCTGLIEQKCKLLIDGILGTLVIFLVLELLICITAMLFGLSVQAAGGTQAPSQQPVYPQTRPPAVPAVPAVQAVQAAPAAEEPAGPKQVAVVVTEPELEHVEEISTPPTEPQVEPIEVAAAEP
- the LOC115367487 gene encoding uncharacterized protein LOC115367487 isoform X3, whose product is MGIDSMGPRTVVGSLSPGQLESYQRMEPKTLGAIQIIIGALILCLSASVLQIHEVHFTGDVALFLIVVIQVTLSGAVLVHSGRSPSLFWVKCVLVLHLISAAFSTAALGLMSKHLPYRQDSYHCEHCRRLELHAVLLIDGILGTLVIFLVLELLICITAMLFGLSVQAAGGTQAPSQQPVYPQTRPPAVPAVPAVQAVQAAPAAEEPAGPKQVAVVVTEPELEHVEEISTPPTEPQVEPIEVAAAEP